The stretch of DNA GAATTGTTTATGGTCTACTATCGTCAATtacgaaatatttacaatttttttttattatacctaagaatttattttttagaattaaaagtGTAGTATTAATGAGTTTTTCCATACTGAGTTTCATTAATATCCAACCAAAAGTTTAAAGCGTATAAAACGGACCTTTTTTACACTTATTCCGTatcgaaataaattacaatactcACTTagaagattttattataaacctgAATCATAAGTGTGTGTGAAATAGTTACAATTACCAAACCCCtatcagaatatatattttaaaatattagaagaacattctataaatattttattacatgatgTAAATTTTAATGGAATGCATGAAAATTAAGTctgtgtacattttaatttgcatGTTCTACATtgtctttaattaaaaagttgtcGATTGGACGAATGGTAATTAGGGATTACCCATTAAATTTTGTGCTAAGTTTATTTAAGGTAGTGGATGCGTGAGACCTCACTTTTGTCTATGGTTCATGTACAAAAATGCATTTTACACTGTAACCGCCAGTGTTGccattatttagtttttataattttaactagatgttgcaatgttttttttttttcttttaaagtaaatttattatatttgaatgtgccacagtttttattattccatATGTGACAAAATAGACCTTAAAATAACTCGAACAATTTTaacatcatatatttaaatatttatacggccaattatgatatatatgcatatatatatatgccttTTAAACTTTACAcgcctattttatttaatggtatTGCATTTCGTTGCTTATTaaacgttatttaaattatatatatttaatatatactcgATAATATTAAGTTACCATACTACCATTGTCTGTAATTTTtagtcatatatatttataataataagcaatTGCAATACATAAATGGCTCAAAATATGCTGGCATACACTATAAATTAATTCCAACAGCATTTGTATTCAAGGTCACGAGAATTGTATAACAAACCAAAAATGACTTGGTTTTTACAGTAGAATACTCAAGAAATACTCTTTAATTCAATTACTCATGAATAATCTTGATACTCGTTAATCGTTCGTTGTTTGGTATTAAATATACGCAGGGTAATAATTGTGTAAGCAGGACAGCAAATATTACGCGCTTTATCACTCCTTGGGCTTGTAGTGTTTTTGTGTTCCGGATTTAAACTATAGCAAGCCAGTGTAAAAACAATTAGGACACCTCATAATCATAGTTCGTGGAGCTGGTGTATGATATGGTATGATAAATTTATCAGTATAGTACCAATGTGTATGGTAGTGGTGACCGCGTCTCATCAGGTGGCACAATTGCTAGACCATTGTCATAAAAAAGACTTGGGGTTCTTCTATGAGGTAAAATTAATGCAAGCAAGCCAAATAAATAGAACATCCCGAAATATTCAATAGTTGCTATCAATGCCAAGTGATATTCCAGTGCAGTGTGTTATGTGCACGCAGGCGTTGCCAATAATTTGCCAGTTAATTTTCGCTGGTGAACATTAATTGGCATTAATCGACGGCTCTCACCACATTCGTATTCCTAGTATATTACCCTGCGCGATACGAATCTCTTAATTCTACTATAAAAATCTGGCTTAAAAATtacttctataaataaataatagtactaTACACAAAAGATTCAACGTCAATATATCAATTACTTAATAGagaattacattgaaatatatcagttgaatgtttaaaatcaaaagtttttaattgaaaaaattaagattaatatgttattttatattatctggcGCTATAAGGCAATGCAttcgttttattaaatcatttaacaCTCAATCGGTTATTTAAAGGAGGGTGGTAATTTGTCTCACGTGACAATGTTGCcagcaatataaaatattaattaagaatcgTGAGTATAAACAATCTATCAAAgactaactacaggcacaagaaacatcttggttcccaaggttgggcacattgacgatgtaaggaatggctaatatttcttacagcgtcattgtccatgggtgatggtgacttaccatcaggtggcccatatgctcgtccgccaacctgtaccataaaaagaCTATCTGGAATAATATTGCTATCACTTTCTCACTAGTGCCCTTGCTCAGAGCAGACTTACTACCGGGtcattttattctaaaattattaatatttccggTTTTTGATCATGGGGATAAATTTAATGCATATGCCGTGTTTCAGCTGTTCTACAAACGAAATTAATAAACGCTGCTTGTCATTTCTAGGCTCGTCGATCGTTCATTGGTTGTCTGTTCCGTAAAATGCTGTAATAGACCAATCAAATGAGGTAAAAATGTCCATTTCTGACATTgatcaacaaaacaaaatttggaTGGTATACTCAGTATCAAAAGGGCAATATTGTAAACTTCTAAACTTCTGACATATCTCTGTTAGCGCTTAGTGTGCATTGTAttgaattatacattaattgcGCATGCGTAATGGGCCTATTCTATTaatgttactaatatttataaaaaggtaaTTGGTTtcgaaatacttaatatattaataatcatcGGAAAAAGGGTGTTTTCGGGAAGCAAGTAGCCttctatagtttttttttttttcttttaataaagtatgttgtaaatattattaatcataaagattaaatcgttttattcgtagcgttccaattttaaaattacttataaggTGTCATTTCTTGGAACGATATGGTATAGtgattccatattcaaaaataCAGTTCCAATTTCGAAATATTGAACGTCATAccatacatacacataaaaaatatacctaaatcTTATAAATGTAAATCGAGTATGTAAACTAGAAGAAGGTCTCGATTatcgactttaaaaaaaattgacggtcatgcttaaaaaaatatgttgacttGTCAATTGATCGATAACATTCAGTCTATGGTTGTAAATTAGTATTGTATTTTCGATTGTATTCACTAAAATATAGTTcgaacataaacaaaaatatattcttacaatATTTGTGCAAAATATTGTATACGAAACATCGTCGAAACGCAAGTCATAAAGAATGAATGAGTGAATGATATGATTGAAACCAAATAAGTTCGTATGTCTGTGTTGCTATATATTAACATGTATTTCCTTGGATAAGGCATTTTCCAAATATAGTCTTAAACTAAGAAATTAGGTTAATTTAGCACATAAGTTCATATTGGATTAAAGTAAGTGTGCTCAAAATATTCTGTTGTAACTCTTATTAGACAACGGATTATTTTTCgtactatataaaataagcaaGCAGATTAGCAATGAGATATACGAATTTAGACCAAGATtcgtctaattttaaaattaaatttatgggtatttaatactatatactatagGCAGGTTAGATAATGGTTGTATGCTTATGACTGCATTTTGTCTTTCCATTTTGTTGCATTGTCAGCACAGTAACCGAAATGgtacacttataaaaataaacatttttaggaTATATGAGACGGAAAACTGCAAATGCCTAACGAAGATATTTACTcagagttatttaaaaaatatatatttggaaatACGACATTCTAAGTGTTGCCGTTTTACCCTATACCGTGACGTTAGTACTATGAGATATTTCTAAATTTCTATgtgctgaaatatttttttctaaacacCATTTTATAATGCATACTAAGTAACATATGCCcgttaatgaaaaagaaaactTGCTTAGTCTATGGAAAAGTTCGTTGTACTATAGTACAATTCATGCTTGCTTTATTTTGGTgtttattatttcgaaataaaacataaattaattcgtggaattttgtaaaaaaataccctTAAAACACTTTTATAATACGACCGCACCGGTTTGTCGATATGTAAAGAGTTGTTTTTCTTTCGAGTTATTATCAAaccatttattgtttttttatgaaatgagCACCAAAATTGAGTTGCCAAATATATGCTCAAAAGCATTTGATGTAGATatagttacataataattatacttaatacgaaataaaatattgtaaaacgtCACATTCgaattgcaataaaataattcattaatatatgaCACATTGGTCGTATCACCTGGACCTAAATCAAACATTACAAAGGATCTGCGcgaaatatatcaaaacaagcataaaaataaagcatattaaacTAAACCTTCAACAGAAGAGGGGCTTATGTCCAGCAGTAGGCATACTACATATTTAGTTACATTAAACAGCAGGATTCTCTATTCTGCCTAAATGACGTCACCGGCAAAATAAAATGGTCGTCGGTTATAAATCctaaaataatgaattcatTCGTTCTTCGTTCACTTATCCAATGTACTTAAAGCTGTGTtgccataataaataattgcaattcGAATAAGACGCTATCTATGTATTTAGAaagatttgaaaatattatcgggaattcaataaataaacgaCACTTATAAACGCTTAATGGTTTTGTATACCGATTTTATAAACGTCGAGTATTGAGTTGCCGAGCATATCAGACGTATGTAGGTTTGGtgtcgattttaataataaaattgttaaatttctaCCAAACGGTGTATATTATTTCAACCATTGCCAAAattgatacaattattaataacaacttAATGCATATGatgaattcaattaatataaattggaagtaaggattattatttttattttctattaaaatatatataaagcgttttgtaatttctgacATGACCAGCAATGCAACCGACGTTGATCATCTATGTTTTGTTATTAGAAGATGTAAGTTATATGCGACGCTTTTCTTATCAGAAGAATGTTGGAAAGGCGTTAATTTTATTTCCCGGAAATTGTAGTTTTTCTTGTTAATCGTTCTTTCTAAAACCCTACACTAACTAATACTAtaagttttcaatttaattggttgtatgtttgtagaaatatattaccatataaacatattatagtcAAGTCAAAAAACAGACGAACAAATGtactatttgatataaaaaacaacCCCTTCTCCCACAAGTTGGTGGAAAGTAACGCTACAAGAAatctagtatttaatttatcctgtctataaaaataagaagtttATTAACTACTTTTGTCAATCGCTTTCAGagtttaaaaaacttaatttttaaaaatgaaataaataatcgggaaaaatatttttattgtattctctaaataatattttaaatcaatctaaGTTCTTGTTATGAAGGTACTAGCTGTGTTATCATCTTGACAACCGTTTTCTTATCAAGCTTGCACTTTGGGTAGAGCTGCTGGCAGTCGTTGTCCAGCGACTGGCCGGCTGACATCGCTTCGTATATTGACGTACCTTCGAGCATACGCCGCACGAGTGAGTTACTgagaaaaaaaatggtttagATTCAAGTAATATAATGGACATGCAGTACATACTACCGGCCTTGACATCGCTCGTGTTTTAAGGGTTAGCCAAATTTATGCAATTTGTTCAATTTGTTTCAAGCTCGCCTTGAAAcaaattttatcgaatttgGTTCAGCAACAGAAATCCTTAGgtacttttgtatttatgataTGAATACAGATTAATTAGTTACTCTATTGAAACTAAATTATTACCAAAACTTAGAAATAGTTTAATAATCGAATCTATTACAATATGTTGTTGTACGTCTAGGATCACAATTGGTCTAGGGAATTAATAAATGCCATATCAAAGAGTTAAGATTGTGATCCAAACTCCTACGTGACTTTGAAATGTCACGCATAAAATCTATatctactattattataaatgtgaaagtaactgtttgtcgctctttcacaaccaaaccgctgaaccgaatatgatgaaatttgatatgaagcaaatttgaactccaaggaaggacaaaggctactatTTTTGcccaacacaacaacagcctgtaaattcccactgctgggctaaaggtctcctctccctttgaggaaaaggtttggtacatattccaccacgtcgttccaatgcgggttggtgggaatacacatgtggcaaaacttctatgaaatttgtcacatgcaggtttcctcacgatgtttgtcttcaccgctgagtacgagatgaattataaagataaattaagcacatgaatcagcggtgcttgcctgggtttgaacccgcaatcatcatttaagaacgtgttctaaccactgggccatctcgactcaacacatgacaactaaaccTCTAAAATGCGATCGAAGTCGCAGGCAACAGCTGGTCATAAATAAATTGCAACAAGTCACCTCGATAAATTCGTAAGCATCCCATCAAAGTCAGTCGCGTTCCCGGTGATCGTGTTCTCATTGGCGAGTTGAACGTAAGAACACGCCAGTCGCAGCATGCATGATGAAGAGTCGATGTTGTAACGTGTTAGCGTTTCATCGAACTTGTTAATCATGTCCGACACTTGGGAGAAGTCGGATTCCGtgcctgaaaaaaaaaatctaactgataatataaattcaacagtttataaatgtgtgtgtgtgtgtgtgtgtgtgtgtgtgtgtaacagtgatgaattataaattcatatttaataatataataatcaccaatcacatacattacatttgtgttatggaaaatcagaagtaacgattttaccacaaacactcagacccaagacagcatagaaaacaaATAGTCTCATTCTACACCGACTCGGTCGGGAAccgaacccgggaccacggagtggcgtacccaagaaAACTGGTGCTGTCGGTGTCCATGGCGATCGTCGAATACCGAAACATCGGTATTTGAATTAATGCACACGATgataattgaaccaccaattggaagaagggaataaatccaaaaaataggtatagataataaaaaaaaacttcataactttttgctttcaacttataaacttataggacatcaatgattattaagaaaatatcaatcctgatttattcaccgacatacctgccttaaatgtataatatttagccctaCGCTTAAAGAATGTAAGAgtttataaaagtgaatatagcgaaaagtggcgtttattcccttcttccaacTGGTGGTTTAATTGTATTAGTATTGTACGAGATATATTTGTCGAGTACAATAATTAGAAATATGACAATgatcaacaaaaacaacatatCTCTGTAATtctttgtatgtttaattttatatattgctGGTATAAAAACTAGCGACTGCCCCCGTTCGGGCGCCAAAATATCGTAGAATATACTAGTTTTTTAACTCACTTCGACCATAACCTCCGTAGCCATAAGAAAAGGCGTGAATAATCTTCGGCAGGATTATAACGGCTCCAAATCCTAGAATAGAACCAATGAGAACTCCTCCCAGATCTATTTTGACTGGTCCGTAAAGACCCGGTGCAGAACCTCCATATGCACcctatagaaataaataaataattttattaagatattagcATATGTACaactttttagattttattttgccTTTTGGACGAGCGTTAGCACAAAAAATTACCACAGtttatctatagtaatattataaatgtgacagtaactctgtctgtcgctatttcacgactaaaccgctgaattgaatttaatgaaatttgttatgaagcaaacttgagctccaagaaaggactcctttgcctaacacatgacaaacgaTATCCTTAAAACCAAGCAAGCAACTAGTAGATTTCATAAAGTttaaaatcattgatatgctacagatcaatttaaatcaaattatagtaacataatatataacatttatagatgataaaaaaagcgtggagttaatacttcttgacttccaagcaggatatattaatttaaataattgtattaactaacatgactttgtattttttaaatgttgaaaaagaataactattactgagtttcttgccggttcttctcggtagaatctactttctactttcttagcttcacttaattgtaaaatgacgattcaaaaatgcttgtaaaagcctacttgaataaagtttattttgatatctaCTTTCGCAAACCGATAAGCAGGTGAATTAAAACTCcttcaaacatataaatatataattatcttacCGTGCCGCCATAACCCGATATTCCAAATCGTTGGATTCTGTCCTGGCTGTCTCTCTCGTCCCGATTCTTTTCAGCGCGAGAAGAGGGCTCCGCTAACTGATCTTCAGTCCGCTGGTAACCGGTGCTTGGCATAAACCTTTCACGAAATGTACTTTGATTATTAAATACGATTAgttaaaactcaaatatctCCTCTCATTCGCGGATAAGGTTCgaaacaaattccaccacgctgtcctaATACGGGTTGGGGGAATACACatatgtcagaatttctatgaaattaggcacatgccggtttcctcacgaggttttccttcaacgccgagcacgagatgaattataaacacaacttaagcacatgaatattcagtagtgctacTAGGCTTGAACCCGCcttaaatcatcggttaagatgcacgcgttttacccactgagccatctcgttgacactaataagaaataaatgttttattgttacaaagCGTTCTAcctacaatataacataaagtatataaaatgtatacgaaAATTACTTATTCACAATCAATCTCACCCATCGTTCCGGTAATTAGCCGCGACGCCCAAACACGCAATCAACAGAGACAGTACAATAATCTTCAGACCCATCTCAGCCGACCCTCGGATGTCACTGTCGCTTTCCGCGTTCACGTGAATGCTATATACAAATCGTTCCAAAGCTTGCCTCGGAACAATCGTATGGAGAAACACCATTGTCATATGAAGATTACACAACATACTTTTACTGCACGTCACGGCTTGAGATGTTATCGAATAGGGAAGAATTTGCATAAGTACCTTCATGAGCCTAATAATTTGTTAATGCAACATccaattttttaatcaaagatGTGAAAATGATGTCATAGATAATGTACTTAgttttaaactagttttatgtATTCCTGACAAaatc from Vanessa cardui chromosome 20, ilVanCard2.1, whole genome shotgun sequence encodes:
- the LOC124538630 gene encoding uncharacterized protein LOC124538630, which encodes MGLKIIVLSLLIACLGVAANYRNDGFMPSTGYQRTEDQLAEPSSRAEKNRDERDSQDRIQRFGISGYGGTGAYGGSAPGLYGPVKIDLGGVLIGSILGFGAVIILPKIIHAFSYGYGGYGRSTESDFSQVSDMINKFDETLTRYNIDSSSCMLRLACSYVQLANENTITGNATDFDGMLTNLSSNSLVRRMLEGTSIYEAMSAGQSLDNDCQQLYPKCKLDKKTVVKMITQLVPS